In Cervus elaphus chromosome 5, mCerEla1.1, whole genome shotgun sequence, the following proteins share a genomic window:
- the GJC1 gene encoding gap junction gamma-1 protein, whose protein sequence is MSWSFLTRLLEEIHNHSTFVGKIWLTVLIVFRIVLTAVGGESIYYDEQSKFVCNTEQPGCENVCYDAFAPLSHVRFWVFQIILVATPSVMYLGYAIHKIAKMEHGDPDKKAARSKPYAMRWKQHRALEETEEDHEEDPMMYPEMELESEKENKDQNQSKPKHDGRRRIREDGLMKIYVLQLLARTVFEVGFLVGQYFLYGFQVHPFYVCSRLPCPHKIDCFISRPTEKTIFLLIMYGVTGLCLLLNIWEMLHLGFGTIRDSLNSKRRELEDPGAYNYPFTWNTPSAPPGYNIAVKPDQIQYTELSNAKIAYKQNKANIAQEQQYGSHEDNLPPDLETLQREIRMAQERLDLAIQAYSHQNNPHGSREKKAKVGSKAGSNKSSASSKSGDGKTSVWI, encoded by the coding sequence ATGAGTTGGAGCTTCCTCACCCGCCTGCTAGAGGAGATCCACAACCACTCCACGTTTGTAGGGAAGATCTGGCTCACGGTCCTGATCGTCTTCCGGATCGTCCTTACAGCCGTGGGAGGGGAGTCCATCTATTACGACGAGCAGAGCAAGTTTGTGTGCAACACGGAGCAGCCCGGCTGCGAGAACGTCTGCTATGACGCCTTTGCACCCCTCTCTCACGTGCGCTTCTGGGTGTTCCAGATCATCCTGGTGGCCACCCCCTCCGTCATGTACCTGGGCTATGCCATTCATAAGATTGCCAAGATGGAGCACGGTGACCCAGACAAGAAGGCCGCTCGCAGCAAGCCCTACGCAATGCGCTGGAAACAGCACCGGGCtctggaagaaacagaagaggacCATGAAGAGGATCCCATGATGTATCCAGAAATGGAAttagaaagtgagaaagaaaataaagatcagaaCCAATCGAAACCTAAGCATGATGGCCGGCGGCGGATTCGGGAGGACGGGCTCATGAAGATCTATGTGCTGCAGCTGCTGGCACGGACAGTGTTCGAGGTGGGTTTCCTGGTTGGGCAGTATTTCCTGTATGGCTTCCAAGTCCACCCATTTTATGTGTGCAGCAGACTCCCTTGCCCTCATAAGATAGACTGCTTTATTTCTAGACCCACTGAAAAGACCATCTTTCTTCTGATAATGTATGGTGTTACAGGCCTTTGCCTATTGCTTAACATTTGGGAGATGCTTCATTTAGGATTTGGGACAATTCGAGACTCACTAAACAGTAAAAGGAGGGAATTGGAAGATCCGGGTGCTTATAATTATCCTTTCACTTGGAATACGCCATCTGCTCCCCCTGGCTATAACATTGCCGTCAAACCAGATCAAATCCAGTACACCGAACTGTCCAACGCTAAGATTGCCTACAAGCAAAACAAGGCCAACATCGCCCAGGAGCAGCAGTACGGCAGCCATGAGGACAACCTCCCACCCGACCTGGAGACTCTGCAGAGGGAAATCAGAATGGCTCAGGAACGCCTGGATCTGGCCATCCAGGCCTACAGTCACCAGAACAACCCCCATGGTTCCCgggaaaaaaaagccaaagtGGGGTCCAAAGCTGGGTCCAATAAAAGCAGTGCTAGTAGCAAATCGGGGGATGGGAAGACCTCCGTCTGGATTTAA